One segment of Danio aesculapii chromosome 3, fDanAes4.1, whole genome shotgun sequence DNA contains the following:
- the atp2a1 gene encoding LOW QUALITY PROTEIN: sarcoplasmic/endoplasmic reticulum calcium ATPase 1 (The sequence of the model RefSeq protein was modified relative to this genomic sequence to represent the inferred CDS: inserted 9 bases in 8 codons; deleted 11 bases in 11 codons; substituted 3 bases at 3 genomic stop codons): MENAPPRGXAECLAYFAXASPQASLPEQVKKNQAKYGFNELPAEEGKTLWELVVEQXEDLLVRILLLAACISFVLAWFEEGEETVTAFVEPFVILLILIANAVVGVWQERNAESAIEALKEYEPEMGKVYRSDRKSVQRIKAREIVPGDIVEVSVGDKVTADIRITAYRSTTLRVDITLFLGESVSVIKHTESVPDPSAVNQDKKNMLFSGTNIAAGKAIGVVVATGVSTEIGKIRDQMAATEQEKTPLQQKLDEXGEQLSKVISLICVAVWLINIGHFNDPVHGGSWIRGAVYYFKIAVALAVAAIPEGLPAVITTCLALGTRRMAKKNAIVRSLPSVETLGCTSVICSDKTGTLTTNXMCVTKMFVIEKVEGDSVTLDQYDISGSKYTPEGDVTKNGLPVKCGQFDGLVELATICALCNDSSLGLQXEVGEATETAXCCLVKRXSVFNTDVRGLSKVERANTCCTVIKQLMKKDFTLEFSRDRKSMSVYCSPCKGLQAPVGNKMFVKGAPEGVIDRCAYVRVGTTRVPLTGPVKDKIMAVIKEWGTGRDTLRCLALATRDNPLRQXEMNLEDSTKFAEYETDLTFVGCVGMLDPPRKXVVGSIELCRAAGIRVIMITGDNKGTAVAICRRIGIFSDDEDVTGRAFTGREFDDLPLPQQREAVRKACCYARVEPSHKSKIVEFLQGFDEITAMTGDGVNDAPALKKAEIGIAMGSGTAVAKSASEMVLADDNFSSIVAAVEEGRAIYNNMKQFIRYLISSNVGEVVCIFLTAALGLPEALIPVQLLWVNLVTDGLPATALGFNPPDLDIMGKAPRSPKEPLISGWLFXRYLAIGGYVGAATVAAAGWWFLYCDEGPMVSFYQLSHFMQCTADNEDFAGIECEVFEAAPPMTMALSVLVTIEMCNALNSLSENQFLLRMPPWSNLWLAGAMTLSMSLHFMIIYVDPLPMIFKLTHLNIEQWIVVLKLSFPVILIDEALKFVARNYLEEKDQNLVSKKWD, from the exons ATGGAGAACGCACCACCAAGAG ACGCAGAATGCCTGGCCTACTTCGCGTGAGCGAGTCCACAGGCCTCGCTTCCAGAACAGGTCAAGAAGAACCAAGCCAAGTACGGATTCAACG agctgccCGCTGAAGAAGGTAAAACTTTA TGGGAGCTGGTGGTGGAGC TTGAAGATCTGTTGGTCAGGATTCTGCTTTTGGCCGCCTGCATCTCTTTT GTACTGGCCTGGTTTGAGGAAGGTGAGGAAACAGTCACTGCCTTCGTCGAGCCTTTCGTTATTCTCCTCATCCTAATCGCCAATGCTGTGGTTGGAGTATGGCAG GAACGCAATGCGGAGAGTGCCATTGAGGCTCTGAAGGAATATGAGCCAGAGATGGGCAAAGTCTACCGCTCTGACAGAAAGAGTGTGCAGAGGATCAAGGCCAGAGAGATTGTCCCTGGAGACATTGTGGAAGTTTCAG TTGGTGACAAAGTCACTGCTGATATCAGAATCACCGCCTATCGCTCCACAACCCTGCGCGTCGACA TCACTTTATTTTTAGGTGAGTctgtaagtgtgattaaacaCACAGAGTCTGTTCCTGACCCCAGT GCTGTCAACCAGGACAAGAAGAACATGCTTTTCTCT GGCACTAACATCGCTGCTGGCAAGGCTATTGGAGTTGTGGTTGCCACTGGTGTGTCCACTGAGATCGGTAAAATCCGTGACCAGATGGCTGCCACTGAGCAGGAAAAGACCCCTCTGCAGCAGAAGCTGGATG TTGGTGAGCAACTCTCCAAAGTCATCTCCCTCATCTGTGTGGCTGTCTGGCTCATCAACATCGGTCACTTCAACGACCCCGTCCATGGTGGCTCCTGG ATCCGTGGTGCTGTCTACTACTTC AAGATCGCTGTGGCTCTTGCCGTAGCTGCCATCCCCGAAG GTTTGCCTGCCGTCATCACTACC TGCTTGGCTCTGGGAACCCGCCGCATGGCCAAGAAGAACGCCATTGTCCGCTCTCTTCCCTCTGTAGAGACTCTGGGCTGCACATCTGTCATTTGCTCAGACAAGACTGGCACCCTTACCACCA AGATGTGTGTCACAAAG ATGTTTGTCATTGAGAAAGTGGAGGGTGACTCTGTGACTCTTGACCAGTACGACATTTCTGGATCCAAGTACACACCAGAGGGAGATGT TACTAAGAATGGACTTCCTGTCAAGTGCGGCCAGTTTGATGGCCTTGTTGAG TTGGCAACCATCTGCGCTCTGTGCAATGACTCCTCTCTGGGACTACAATGAG AAGTTGGCGAGGCTACAGAGACTG CTTGCTGCCTGGTGAAAAGATGAAGTGTGTTCAACACTGATGTTCGG GGTTTGTCCAAGGTGGAG CGAGCAAACACATGTTGCACT GTGATCAAGCAGCTTATGAAGAAAGACTTTACTCTCGAGTTCTCCCGTGACAGGAAGTCCATGTCTGTCTACTGCTCCCCCTGCAAAGGCCTCCAAGCTCCTGTTGGAAACAAGATGTTTGTCAAG GGTGCTCCTGAGGGCGTTATTGACAGATGTGCCTATGTGCGTGTTGGCACCACCCGTGTGCCCCTG ACTGGTCCAGTTAAAGATAAGATCATGGCTGTGATCAAGGAATGGGGAACTGGCCGTGATACTCTGCGCTGCCTGGCTCTGGCAACCCGTGACAACCCTCTGAGAC GAGAAATGAACCTGGAAGACTCCACCAAGTTTGCTGAATACGAG ACTGATCTTACCTTCGTGGGTTGTGTTGGTATGCTGGATCCTCCTCGTAA AGTTGTTGGATCCATTGAGCTGTGCAGGGCTGCTGGCATCCGTGTGATCATGATCACAG GTGATAACAAGGGTACTGCTGTGGCTATCTGCCGCCGTATTGGCATCTTCAGTGATGATGAGGATGTAACAGGTCGTGCT TTTACTGGCCGTGAGTTTGATGACCTGCCACTGCCCCAGCAGAGAGAAGCAGTGCGTAAGGCCTGCTGTTACGCTCGTGTCGAGCCCTCCCACAAGAGCAAGATCGTTGAGTTCCTTCAGGGCTTTGATGAGATTACTGCCATG ACTGGTGATGGTGTGAACGATGCTCCTGCCCTGAAGAAGGCAGAGATTGGC ATTGCCATGGGCTCTGGCACTGCTGTTGCCAAGTCAGCCTCTGAGATGGTCCTGGCCGACGACAACTTCTCTAGCATTGTGGCCGCTGTTGAGGAGGGCAGAGCCATTTACAACAACATGAAGCAGTTCATCCGTTACCTCATCTCCTCTAACGTTGGAGAGGTTGTCTG TATTTTCCTGACTGCTGCTCTTGGTCTTCCTGAGGCTCTGATCCCAGTTCAGCTGCTGTGGGTGAACCTGGTCACTGATGGTCTCCCTGCCACTGCTCTGGGCTTCAAC CCCCCCGATTTGGACATCATGGGCAAGGCTCCCCGCTCCCCCAAAGAGCCCCTTATCTCCGGCTGGCTCT TCAGATACCTGGCCATTGGAG GTTATGTTGGTGCTGCAACTGTTGCTGCTGCTGGCTGGTGGTTCCTCTACTGTGACGAAGGCCCCATGGTCTCCTTCTACCAGCTG TCCCACTTCATGCAGTGCACTGCTGACAATGAGGACTTTGCCGGTATTGAATGTGAAGTGTTCGAGGCTGCTCCACCAATGACAATGGCTCTGTCTGTGTTGGTCACCATTGAGATGTGCAATGCTCTGAACAG CTTGTCAGAGAATCAGTTTCTTTTGCGTATGCCTCCATGGAGCAATTTGTGGTTGGCGGGAGCTATGACTCTCTCCATGTCTCTGCACTTCATGATCATCTATGTGGACCCTCTGCCT ATGATCTTCAAACTAACCCATCTCAACATCGAGCAATGGATCGTGGTACTGAAGCTTTCCTTCCCCGTCATCCTCATCGACGAAGCTCTGAAATTTGTTGCCCGCAACTACCTGGAGG AGAAAGATCAGAATCTAGTGTCCAAAAAGTGGGACTGA
- the rabep2 gene encoding LOW QUALITY PROTEIN: rab GTPase-binding effector protein 2 (The sequence of the model RefSeq protein was modified relative to this genomic sequence to represent the inferred CDS: deleted 4 bases in 3 codons) — protein sequence MRAKGRITKPKGNIETNDVEAMEVSDTTTTAAASRSDERDEAGSDVQAELIECRAQLEHWQGVARICELSKQEELQDLQKHCDQEIQSLHGGSAGETAAQYEARISALQSERAQWEEAALPNDTKGIFKKGKVEGTSPPNEGALGDSSPLRAADHEGSGSDSDPLELLAETSDTETTGLMMDYFPQHCDSASLSSFSLDTPSLPRHLPPQDDTASLLSTGTLVPEAIYLPPPGHRLVTHADWGQAASTMSSFKTRWTELQKQKAELERELEVQSTETQKQLSVLQSQVQTSEALLQDLQKSFSMSQNAVQCRLAELSYSQKRVCNELSKLKGEDGDVDERTENSLPPPSPTLEAAHCEERLRIEIVNLQEQLETRTEESEILEVKLASLKVETDRIQIRKEKLEAEMQECRVEVQGLRVALSHLQKDNKAHIQEKAGLQQQCLELRSQVISLRSQLDTSQAVQKDFVQLSQSLQVKLEQIRQAVSLNQVKHILGEEIEEDADLPADAT from the exons ATGCGGGCGAAGGGAAGAATAACGAAACCAAAGGGAAATATCGAGACAAATGACGTGGAAGCCATGGAAGTGTCGGACACGACAACAACAGCAGCCGCGTCGCGCAGTGACGAGCGTGACG AAGCTGGATCTGACGTGCAGGCTGAGCTAATCGAGTGCAGAGCTCAGCTGGAACATTGGCAGGGCGTGGCGAGGATCTGCGAGCTTAGCAAACAGGAGGAGCTGCAGGACCTGCAA AAACACTGTGACCAGGAGATTCAGTCCTTACATGGAGGCTCTGCCGGAG AAACAGCTGCTCAGTATGAAGCCAGAATATCTGCTCTGCAGTCAGAGAGAGCGCAGTGGGAGGAG GCTGCTCTGCCCAATGACACTAAG GGAATTTTTAAAAAGGGTAAGGTGGAAGGAACGTCTCCCCCCAATGAAGGAGCACTGGGTGATTCCTCTCCTCTCCGAGCTGCGGATCATGAGGGCTCAGGGTCAGACTCTGATCCACTGGAGCTGCTGGCAGAGACGTCAGACACAGAGACCACAGGCCTCATGATGGACTACTTTCCCCAGCACTGCGACTCTGCCTCTCTGTCATCTTTCTCTCTGGATACACCCTCTCTGCCTCGACATCTACCCCCTCAGGATGACACTGCCTCCTTGCTGTCCACTGGAACACTGGTGCCAGAAGCAATCTACCTGCCGCCACCGGGACACAGACTGGTCACACATGCTGACTGGGGACAAGCTGCAAGCACAATGTCA AGCTTCAAGACGAGGTGGACAGAGCTTCAAAAACAGAAAGCTGAACTAGAGAGAGAACTGGAAGTGCAAAGCACAGAGACACAAAAACAG T TGTCAGTGCTTCAGTCTCAGGTGCAAACTTCTGAAGCCCTCCTTCAAGATCTACAGAAATCTTTTAGCATGTCACAAAATGCTGTTCAGTGCAGACTG GCAGAGCTGTCTTACTCACAGAAGAGAGTCTGTAATGAA CTCTCCAAGCTGAAGGGTGAAGACGGTGACGTGGATGAAAGAACCGAGAACAGCCTCCCACCTCCCAGTCCAACACTAGAG GCAGCTCACTGTGAAGAGAGGCTTCGTATTGAAATAGTCAACCTACAGGAACAGCTGGAGACACGCACAGAGGAGAGCG AAATTTTAGAAG TCAAGCTTGCCAGCCTGAAAGTAGAGACAGACCGCATACAGATCCGGAAGGAAAAG CTGGAGGCTGAAATGCAGGAGTGTCGAGTGGAGGTGCAGGGTCTGCGTGTGGCGCTTTCTCACCTTCAGAAAGACAACAAAGCTCACATCCAGGAAAAG GCGGGGTTGCAGCAGCAGTGTTTAGAGTTACGCAGTCAGGTCATCAGCCTGCGCTCTCAACTAGACACCAGTCAGGCTGTGCAGAAGGATTTTGTGCAGCTGTCTCAGTCACTGCAG GTGAAGCTGGAGCAGATTCGCCAAGCAGTATCATTAAACCAAGTCAAGCACATTTTAGGGGAGGAGATTGAAGAAGACGCTGATTTGCCTGCAGATGCCACATGA